The following coding sequences are from one Candidatus Cloacimonadota bacterium window:
- a CDS encoding SAM-dependent methyltransferase translates to MVESPIFDIFDGLPRQGPGNNKCTEKAFNLLSSLPAG, encoded by the coding sequence ATGGTAGAATCACCGATTTTTGATATATTTGATGGATTGCCCAGACAGGGTCCAGGTAATAACAAGTGCACTGAAAAAGCCTTTAATTTGCTTTCTTCCCTTCCTGCAGGC